GGCGCTTTCTCCAAATGTTGCGCATGTCTGTTGTCGCCTACCGTTCTGCACAGGCAGGATCTGAAATTCCTTCCGTTCGAGGAAGCGGAAAAGCAGGCCCGGCATGTGGTGCCTCATTTCGATGAAAACGGTCCATCAAAGAGATATCCTCCCGCTCCTGCTGTTATGAGGACTGCACTGCGGGGGGCTGTGCTGGACTCCCGGACGAATGAAGCTCCTTGTGTGCTTCATATTCACTGTCGGCGAAACGCCGACTGGCTGATGGAGCTTCTAGGACTACCCCTTGGGGAAGGTCTTACAGAGTTCAGAAGCTATGCCTGGTATGCATTTTTCTCGTTGAAGGGCACCATTGGCGCCGACCGGCAGGTTGCCCGTATGTGGGGGTCGGTTCTGCTGACGACAATTGTGACCTGTGTCAGCATTATCGGACTCGTCCTCGGCTTCGTGGGTTGGTGTACTCGAAAGGCGGCGACTCACAATGTCACCGCCTTTCTTTTGGAAAAGGTGATTCAACCTGCTCTCAATTTGATTCTCCAAGTCTGTCTGCTCGTTGGAGGGTCTCAAGTTTCGCTTTCACGCCGAAAAGAAGTGTGGGCAGCATCCCACCGCGCTTTTTTCGACCAGCATACGTGTTCTTTGCCACACGCAGCGCTATGGGACCAGAGAGAAGTCATTTCAGAGGCACCTACAGGAACTACGCCCGTTCCAGTGAGCTCCATCTGGCCAGTGGTATACCTATTTTCGGCGGTCGTGACTGAACTCCTGGCGCCGGTCCTAAATGTTGTTTCCGGTATCCTCGAACTATCGATTAGCCTGCGGTGGCTGTTCCTCGGTGGGACTATTCTTGGCGTCGCGATTCTCACCGGTATGACGCTTACCATTGTCGGCTGGAATGCAGAAGGTGATGAAGATGAAAAcccagaagagaagaaggactcAACCAGCGCCAAAAAGAAAACTTGAAACCCTATCACGAAGACACCTCATTGGCGGCCCTTAGAGCATATATGCCAGCGGAAATGACGGGTGACGCATCTTTCATCGGCAACGGACGGCTGGTGGGAAGGGATGTGAAGACAGACTGCATTGTGTATACCCCGAGAAAGGCGTGACAAGCTCTGCTACGGGTTCCTCCTGTCTCgacgctctcttcgcttgtTTCAGACATTTTGCTGTTGAGCGATACTCGAGGCGGATGGCAAAGAGAGGGAACTCCGAGTAATGTGGCACAACACAGTTTGCCATAAAGAATTTGAAGGCCCTGACAACAGCTTAGCTTTTTAGGGCATAGTTTTTCTCGTGTTGCCTGAGAGTGGTGTCCTTAAAGCTCAAAGGTCTCCGTTGGCAGTCGAGCGGATCATCAAAGGGAACAGTAACGATTCGCAGTAGAGGCCAGGGGTTGGTGAGAGCAGACAGATCTGCGAAGCCGTGGGGGAGCATGGCGATACAACGCACGCTTGTGAGAGACAAGAATGCGTGATTTGAAGACTTTTCAGAAAGGGGACAGGAACTTGACAGGGCCAGTGACGCTGATGAAGAGGGTACGTTCCGTCAAGTGAACTCTACCGTACTTCCATGCCTTTCGTGGGAGAGCAAAGATGGGGGCACATGATTGATTCGACGAACAGATTTCTGTGTCCCTGCTCTCCTCCCGAGGCTCCTGTGTACAGTGGACGTACATGTATCCATTCCGTTTTGCGTTACAGGTGAATTATGTGCAACCAAGTCGATTGGGGGCGCGATGGAATGTTAGGTGGCCAAAGTAGGTAGTAGCACAAAGGCACATCGTGAATCCGCGAATCGGCGTGTACATGATTAAAGCAGGTATAAGATTTGTTTCTTGGAGCGCTGTTAGAGAGCATTGCAGACCGGTGGACGACCGGAACTCGTGATGTTGTGATTCTTCAGGGGC
This portion of the Toxoplasma gondii ME49 chromosome III, whole genome shotgun sequence genome encodes:
- a CDS encoding hypothetical protein (encoded by transcript TGME49_253300~Predicted trans-membrane domain (TMHMM2.0):343-366:377-400:453-476:488-511): MEPSDCASFPAPNKVPAVSTTVDTAPLPTHQYPASLPPLHILTVTTHRSGYFTALVYSSTLLGANIQVFGWGQKWRGFGTKIMAMADFARLRDPGEIVMLVDGFDTVLLQPKEAIARKFLEFGNRIVVTGEATSHRWGVLKHLFRMYHDCIFRANTDMKWPKPLPYASPNLRLTLVNTGCVIGFAGDIARVFKNISHDTNDQKFLGDLYRADPYKDIVIDHNCAIFALYRSRQDLKFLPFEEAEKQARHVVPHFDENGPSKRYPPAPAVMRTALRGAVLDSRTNEAPCVLHIHCRRNADWLMELLGLPLGEGLTEFRSYAWYAFFSLKGTIGADRQVARMWGSVLLTTIVTCVSIIGLVLGFVGWCTRKAATHNVTAFLLEKVIQPALNLILQVCLLVGGSQVSLSRRKEVWAASHRAFFDQHTCSLPHAALWDQREVISEAPTGTTPVPVSSIWPVVYLFSAVVTELLAPVLNVVSGILELSISLRWLFLGGTILGVAILTGMTLTIVGWNAEGDEDENPEEKKDSTSAKKKT